cattaaaatatattttaatctctctttaaaaaaatactatactaATCTCGATCATCTAAAACGTGCTTGATTATAGTTGTAGGAATTTCAAAGTCGCATTAAGCGAGAAGCAATAATTTGGTGGACAACAAATGAAAAttggaaaaattaaaaacacatatCGTTTTAGGTTCCTAAACAGTTCCAACCTTTGGAAGTATTTCTAAATTTCCCTTAACTCCACGAAATCGGCAGTTTCCTTTCCATATTCTTGCATGCTTTTATACTAAATAAGTGGCAAATTATTCCAAGAAGATAATAAgggaagaaaaaacaaagtaaTCGTTTCCTTCCATGAAACCGTTCATGTGTAACGGGGACATTTACAACTAGCATGTTCCATACATTTATTTAACGAATGCAAAGCAAAGCATTATTGAACCCAAAGCCAGCCTATCTTCAAAAGTAACACAAACGTTCCCCATCTCCTTTTAGTACTTAATAAATTAATGCTCCCCATTAATTAAGACAACTTTGGTTTAAGGACACTCAAACCCACAtggggtttgtgaggaatgagCTGGATAAAGAGCATAAATCCAGCTTGAAATTAATCATCATACCATAAtatcaaaaactaaattaaactcATTAACTTTAATTATGGACCTATAGGTGCCCTATGAGGTATCCCTTTCCTTCTCCTTGAATTTGAACACAATGGTCTTAGATGTGAATTAGAAGGCTTGCTTTGGTATACTTGTTTGTGGATTCCTTCACGCAATTCTTCCTTTGATGGCAACCTTCTTGGCATTCCTTCGTGCATTCTCCCTATTTCTTCGTCTTTCTTTGCGCTTAAGGCAAAGCTCGCATTCCTGTTCTTCTTTATTCCTACAagctattattatttatatacattGTTATCAtaggtttcttaaaaaaatgtatgaaaacCACTTCTAAACTTTAACATCGCGTTCTCACTTATTGATATGTacatattattattcttttgggctataccaaataaattttatatattcttattcTTTTGAGTACAGAAGTATACAAACTAAGTATAAACGAAACTAACGCCAAGCAAACATATATAGTTTATGGCTTCTTAGCAATAATACATGAATGTGACTTATGACTTTAATTAAATGAACAACTGGatataattaaacatttaatttGGAGTACAATGACATATATGGTTATATATTTAAGCAAAAAAGAGGGTAAATTAAACAATTGAAAAGGAACAcaaattaagataatatttagatgaagaaaaaggaaataagtTAATGATGAGAGACGAACCTTGCATCCCAAAGAACAGAAACGAAAAGGGTCCAAGAGATTCCTTCTGCAAATTTCACACAAATGGGAGTTACTTTTTCCACTTCCAACAACACTATTGGTCTTAGGCTGATTCTGAGGCCTCTCATTCAGGAAAAGAACTCTAGCACTGTTAATCACATACGTCTGAACTCCACTGATATCCAAAACCTTCTGAATCTCCACTACCCTCACAACATCATGATAGGACGATCTCCTTATCTGCATTACACTTACAAATAAAAAGATTCAATCCTCCCAATTCCATTAATTCCATCACTATAACATTGAAATTGTCTCAAATCTATTTAAACAATTATGCATGTATATTTTGATAAACTATACTTGATCACAAatatataatgaataaaattaaataaaataaaatacccaCTTGAATTACTTGATGATCCTTATGCCAAGATTGTTTGCAATAAAAACAGAATGCTTGGTCTTTGCAATCGAGGCAGTACATGTTGCATTCGTTTCTGGGTGTGTTGATGTGGTTTTCGCACATGGTGAAGAATGTGGTTGACAATAGTTGTTCCAGCCATGGTGGTGGCACCAACATTAATTCCTGGTGATGAGAAACAATTAAACACAACCACTATAAGAGACTACAAAAAAGTCTAAAATGGATTGTACAAAAGAAGGGATATGTATATGTATGCATATTAACATTACCATTGTGGAGTTTGATTATTATAAGGTAGAAGTAACGTAGGTTGGAGATTATAATAGCAGGAAGTCAGGAACACATAGAGAGAGGGGGAAATGGGGAAGTTGAAAGAGTAACATAAGATTTGTCAACAAAACAATGGATGAAGTAAAGGACAAAGCAAGTGTATTGTATTATAAAAGGTGCCAGCAACGGTTCAAGTCAAAGGATGGTAGGTCAAGTGGGTTTTGGAGCGTTGGATTGGAATAGATTATCTAAGTGTGAGTATGTTGTTCTGTTTGGATGGGTTG
Above is a window of Glycine soja cultivar W05 chromosome 12, ASM419377v2, whole genome shotgun sequence DNA encoding:
- the LOC114379423 gene encoding uncharacterized protein LOC114379423, giving the protein MELMLVPPPWLEQLLSTTFFTMCENHINTPRNECNMYCLDCKDQAFCFYCKQSWHKDHQVIQIRRSSYHDVVRVVEIQKVLDISGVQTYVINSARVLFLNERPQNQPKTNSVVGSGKSNSHLCEICRRNLLDPFRFCSLGCKLVGIKKNRNASFALSAKKDEEIGRMHEGMPRRLPSKEELREGIHKQVYQSKPSNSHLRPLCSNSRRRKGIPHRAPIGP